GCCGGCAATTTCTTTTGAAGAGCACCACAGAAAACGTTCCGCCCGGCGACAGGGAAGTGATTGGTCAACTGTCAACTGGCTCCCTTGTTTAAATCCGGGGGGTGTTCcgctttttttaatgcatatatttaggtttgtatttatttatttatttatttatttatttatttatttattttcccagggTGCTTTGAGTGCTGCATCAAATGCCTGGGCGGCATCCCGTACGCCTCGCTGATCGCCACCATCCTGCTCTACGCCGGGGTGGCGCTGTTCTGCGGCTGCGGGCACGAGGCGCTCTCTGGCACCGTCACCATCCTCCAGAACTACTTCGAGGTGGTGAGAGGACCCGTTGACTCCCTGGACGTCTTCACCATGTGAGTACCCCTATGACAGCAGCAAGAGCTAATGCTTTGAAGAGTTGATTTTTTTCGAAGtctagtgttctagaactccattgctgtcagttaccagtagtgcttgttacatcagcattagaatgttcagttaagaacattctgatcacacaGCTTGTTATTTATGCATTGCTGGTTGTGTTAatctttcacttttttaaattgataaaaacctacttgtgcatgtgtactTTATATATATTAGATAAAACAGAGTGTGcttaattattttctgtaaagGTTTTGTAGCACTCTACAGACCCACTAGTGGATGATTTAGCATCTGCCTTCCCCAATGTGTGTGAAGAATAGCACcccacacattttattttaggcaAACACATAGCAAGCAGGTGCAACAATTATCAGTCAGCCCAGTCTTTACACTAGGCACCTAAACAATGAATTTACCTCTTTTTAATAGCTACCCTCCCCCCTCAGTCAACAAACTGAATCCCAGTCCAGGATATCAAACAATGGACATCAATTCTAGTGCCAGGacagatatttcagtttttgtgtatttgtgtatatacaGTTTCTAAGCATCCATCTTCAGCTTACAGTCAGTCATTAAATATTGTTGCTTTCACTCTTTGAACTGGATTTCTAAAGGGAATTTAAATAGGCTAAAATTATGATCTGTCTTATTTGGGGTAACCCcagttcattttcagtttatatTTTGTCTTTCAGTGGACTGCCATTGCTTTCAAATCACTCAACTTCCATTTGAAATGTTGTAGGCTGTTGATTATACAGGCAGCCATGTTAGAAAATCATCTGTTTCACTTGGACTGGGGGCTGGTTGACTGTGATTATCCATGCATGGCCATCATTTAGAAGCAGATAAACAGTGAGTCTGATGGCTGACAAGAATCAAATCACACCATCCACCCAGATAAATGTCACAGTGACCTGAAAAACCAAGGTACGAAGGTACAgctaacaaaatataaaaaagaaaatgtatttacgCCCTCCTCGCGGGTCGTGGATACTTTTTATTGGGTGAGGCTGGACGTGTCTTGTTTTTTCCGTGACATTTCTCCCGTGCGCCTCCGGTATTGATTTGGCGGGGTTCCCGCGTGGAGCATTAAGCGCTGTGAAATCCCTTCGGGGCGTCCGGGCCACACCTGCTCGCCGGAACTCCGCCAGCTGAGAGTGGCGGAGCGTTGCCGTGGCAGCCGCGGGACGCCGTGTCAGAaccgcgcccccgcccccgccacgcTCAGCTCTTCACCTGTCACGACGCTCTCCTCCTTTCACACACAAAGACCCGCGTGAACCGTAGATTTACCGATATGTGAGCTGGGGTGTTTCCCCAGTGGTGCGGCTTGAGCATCGAAAGACCTTGTGTACCACCTGTTTCACAAAATGGATAGCGTCAGGGAAGGAAGTTGCTTACATTAATCACACTGTCAATTCTGTAAGCGTCATTCCAACAAGTGCCTGGCAGGtcttaaaatgggaaaatgtgaCTGTTTATTAGGtcttattttccagtttttttagcagtatgtgtgtctggttagtttttttttttgccactgtcTTGATTTTTACACTGTCCTGACATTATCTACCACCCAACAATGTAATGACcacaaatttaaatattcagcACTGATGTGGTTAGGGTACAGCTAGAAATTGTTATGAGCATACGTTGGACAAGATTACTAGCACATATTTTTATAGGACGGTTAGCACAGGTTAGacagcatttttacacacatttggATAGGATGGTTAGTACAGATTTGGATAGTATTATTAGCACAGGTCTGGATCAGGTGGTTAGCCCAGGTGTGCATGAAATTAATAAGTATTCTCTGTTTTACTCTACATAGGTTTAGCATCAGGGGGCAGCTCTCTCACAATTGCCTACCCACAACTGAATGTCCTCTGGCTCTGCTCTGGAAATGAATCCACCCTGCGAAACTGAGTGGTCTTGTTAATTACACGAGCGAAGGACCAGAGTGGGAGAGGATCAAAGCCAATCATTAACCCAGGCAATGGaacaaatggaaacatttcttCCAAGTTGCTGAAAGAACCGAGGAGGCAAATTGTACCCAACAGCATTCGACATGCTTTCCCCATCCATATTCCACATAAAGCGctattatattcatttttccatttcatttgctgCATcgaattattttttacatatattcaaTAGGCAATTTACCTGTATAGTTACAATGTAGCAAAATGAGCGTGCTGAATATAGCTACAAGCCCATATTGTATCACTGCTGGGTTATGACGGGTTTTGGGGTCAGCAGTTTTGAAGTTACGCTTAGAGTCAGGTACTGGAATAGGTCTAAGGTAGGGCTGCACAACTCAAGATTCAGTGtctatgctggtttttgttctgatAGATCGTTGTGACAGTACACAACAGTAAATCGATTTCAACAAGACTGCAGTTTCCAGCTGTAGCTcctgatttttttcaaaaggatcACAAATTAAGTCATTAAGAAGAGAACCTGGCCATGCAATGTTAAAACATATCGGCCCTCATAGCACATGCCTGGTTGAAGGTTATTCAGGTAACCTGCACAAACAGGAACTTCCTACGGCACGCTTTCCTGAATGTGCTtcttgttcctctctctctctctctaggattGATATCTTCAAGTACGTGATCTACGGCGTGGCGGCAGCCTTCTTCGTGTACGGCATCCTGCTGATGGTGGAGGGCTTCTTCACGACCGGGGCCATCCGGGACCTGTACGGAGACTTCAAGATCACCGCCTGCGGCCGCTGCGTCAGCGCCTGGGTCAGTGGCGTCACGCGTGCCAACGGCAGTGAATGCCAATGCGCGTTTACTCAACGCCATGACtggatatgaataaataaatgaatatgtaaataaataaatgaattgacaGGATGCGagggaaatgaaatggaataaaTTACTTCCTGCCTTTGAAACGTTACATCAATAAACTTTTATCCAGTTTTAATTTGGAATATGTAGAATGTTGTTTATGTAACTTCTTATATCATGTTTAGTTAGCAtatatcataaataataataatatgtaagtattttgccattttcaacTATATCCATTATAGACATAAATAAAGATTTACATGGAGAGAAGCATTCTCAGACATATAATTGGCTGAAACAGAGAAGTATAACCATTAATACAATTTATTGATGATGCCTCGACTTTTTTGCATTTAGAAAATCCCAAACTTGTCAGTGGTAGTTCTTTCTATGGCTGGCAGTTACGCATGTGGTCTGTATGAATGAGGAGGGACGTGTTAGCAGTGTTAGCAcgatgtttgttttgtgtcagACACGgtcagacaggtgtgtgagtgacagctctctttccccgcctcctccccagTTCATCCTGCTGACGTACATCTTCATGCTGGCCTGGCTGGGAGTGACTGCCTTCACCTCCCTGCCCGTCTTCATGTACTTCAACATCTGGACCATCTGCCAGAACACCACCGTCATCGAGGGGGCCAACCTCTGCCTGGATCTACGCCAATTCGGTACACCCTGGTGCAATTTGGGATTTTACCCAAAGCCAATTTCTAACtgattatgaataaatatatccTCAGATTCTGTGATGAAGAACTGTTTGGTATTCAGCAGACCACAGTCCCACTGCTCTCCTTTCTGGTTCAGCTCAGGGTTCATGAAATAGGTTCAGGCTAGACTCTAACAGACAGATGGCTTCCTGGTGTTAAACCACAAAGGAACTTCATTTCTGTACATGGCTGCTTTACTTCCGGTTTGGCACAGGTCTATACTGTAAGTGAATTTGTCACGGTCTGTTGTAACGGTAATCCCGCTTGTGGAGTTTCtgtcattatttaaataacCAAACTAAGAAGTTCCTATGAAGTTTGGGTCCAATAGGGGCAGTGACAAGACTTATACAGACAGCCGTACACAGACTATTTCATGTTAGCACTGTATGTCCATGCGTATGTATTTAGATTGCACTTCTCTTTATATTGTCTGCTGTATGACATGACTCACTGTAGCTCTAACGGAAATGATGTGTTGGCCATCTGTGGTCTTGCTCTATAGGACCCTCCTTGCTTCAGGGGGCtttcagcacacagcacaggctcactgtagcatttttatttttatttttttcaggaattGTGACCATCGGAGAGGAGAAGAAAGTCTGCACCGGATCTGAGAAGTTCTTCAAGATGTGCGAATCTAACGAGGTCAGCGGGAAATGCACAGCGGAATCTCCCCTCATCTATGTTCCATTTAGCCTTCCCTATAATGAACTCCAAGACTTGGagtgcatccatttatgctAAGCACCTGTGATCCCGAGATTTATAGCCGCTGTTGTTAAATGTAATTGATCGGTGGGCAGTAAAATCTTTTCACTGCTGTCTTTTGGCAACCATAATGCATTCCCTTAATATTAAAATAGCACCGAGGGTTTCCCTGTATCGTTTTTTACAGTATGGCAGTCACGGCTCTGCATTGATCGATTGCGATGCATTGAGAATGTCTGGAGCATGCAATTTTGTATCCAACATTTACACCAAGTACACTAAATATTAAAACTATAAATATTAGACATTAGTATGTCATACATTAGGGCATCACATTCCTATTGTGGTCATGTGGATACTCCTTTAATCTCATGTGATTTATTGCATTGTGTTCCTCCTTCTTCATCCTCATCACCCGAACCACCACCACTACTGATGTATGGAGTTTTTGGTGTGTCACCCTCTCCTTGCCCCCAGCACTAATAAAGCTCCCCTTCTCTTTGGACATCTTCCAGCTGGACCTGACGTTCCACTTGTTCATCTGCGCCCTGGCCGGGGCAGGGGCGGCGGTCATTGCCATGGTGAGTGCCCCGAAAATTCATTGCCCCCTTTATCTCCACAGCTTTGTGCAGCCTGGTGCACCTCCACTGCCTTCCTGTGATAGTACAGGCGCTCCCATATTTCACACCCGTCTGAACACATAAAGATAGTCTATGATTTCAGTGGTACACTGGAGACAACCCAATTGCCATTATGCGGTTAATGTATTATGTCGTGTTATTTAATGGAACGTGCGCTAGGCTAAAAAAAGGCCCTGGTAGGTATCTTGCACTGGTAGCGGGGGAAAATGTAATCCCATTGTTTGGATTTGTGTAGCGGGAAATCTCCCGTTTCAGGTGAAAGGTTAACGATGACGTACGCGCTCGTGTGCCCACATTAGGGCTGATTTGTAAGCTGTTTGCGGGGAAGGGTTTTGCATTGTAGCGCgccggggagagagaaaagggcgGGGAAGGAAACGTTTCCGCGCGGCGAGGGGAACGAGGCCGCTCGGCGTCtccgaaagagagagagagagagagagaggctgggctCTGAGAATGCACGGCGAgcggttgccatggaaactgcgAGAAGAAAGGAGCTTGTTGAAAACACGGCTCTGGCTAAGTGATTGCGAGGAGCCATCTTCTAGGAGAGAGATGGCAGTCTGCAGTCAGAGATGATGGCTTCAGATTTTAATTAGAGCGcatttgcaataaataaataaaaaatatataaaaatctaCGGACACACGAAAAACtgataattaaaacaaaaaaacaaaaaaaaacaaatgatgtcTCACAGAGCCTTTCGACCGCAGCTGAGCATGAAGCGAAATGGAACATGATTGCGGTTCATTTCATAGCAATTCATATCCTGCACATGGCTGGAACGCAAACAGAGCAAAATGATCCTTtcaccaaaatgtatttattgcatCAGAAATTACCGTCTCTCTGGCCGCTCGTTGTTCGTTCCAGTCGGTGGAAAATATGAGAGAAAATGACTCTGAACTCCTAAAGGATAAAATGGACACGCTGTGATAAATGCGCTGCCCTCGCACCGGTGTGCTCCATTACCCCTCATCAGCCCGAATTTGCTGATATCTAGCCTTCCGCGGAGTGTGTCTGAAAACCATATCCACCTGCCATATCCTGTTCCAAAGCTTTTGCTCCGCAGACAATAGGAAGACAAAAACGATAAATATTTAACCGCAAAATAAAGCCAATAAATACGGTAATTAATAAGGTTTGGTCAGTATTTCGATTAAATTAGTCCCAGCCGCAGGCttgaatgaatatgaatgtgatAACATTTAGAATACAGAGCATGGAAAATTATGACATTAGTTACACATTCATTAAATTAACTGCTcataattaaacacacacacacacacacacacacgcacacacacagtatgacaAAGAACCTGTGTTTCCAGGTCCTGGTGTCTAAGGTATTAGACATAGTTATAGAATATATAACACAATTCAAAAATGTAACCTTTGAACAATGATTTAAACCCACAAGTATTATTTTCGTGTGGCCTTTTATCCTATTGGCTCTTGATGGAGAGCAGAAGTCATTCAGAATATGCCCTTATCAGGATGTCTTAGAGCATATAGTAGGGCAATTATTATCCATGTCCAACGAAAGCTTAGTCACGGACATGTAATTGCAGTAATGAGATGTTGACAAATAAGCAGCAAGAATGTCCATGTACcttaatttgattaaataacCAAGGAATGCAGTGTAAACAGGTGTGTCCAGATGACAGGCAACAGAacttaattacaaataattgaTTATGTCCTTGAATGCATGCGATCTTTATTCTTCTAAACGATCATCACATTTGCCTATAATATTTGGAGGAAACAAGAAGGGAACTTTTACCCAATCAAAATTTAGCCAGCAATAAAACTGAACTGGTTTAACAGGAGGGGAAGTATTAGAAAGTCTGGATGCATGATTTGTAAGATGTATTTCCTGACTAGTAGAATGTAATAGGCACCATTTTTGTTAATTGCTGTTGTTAAGCAGTGCCCTTAGGTTTTAAGTGCATAAGCACAATTGACGCACCCCTCAAAATCCATGTGTAACAAAGTTGTGATTGTATATCCTGTCCACAACCAGGGATTGAGAAGCAGGCTGATTAGATCCAATCAGAAGCCAGAACATTTGAACCTGTTACGCACCACTGGTAATATTGCATTCAGAATACAAGAAATGCAAGCCTGATTTGTTGATATGTGACCTGATACTTGtgggtttgtgtttgagtgATAATTCCAATCACGTCGTATCCAAAACAAAGATACAGCGTGATTGGAATTATCATTCAAACTCCCACAAGTATCAGGTCGCATATCAGCAAGCCCGGGTTGCATTTCTTGCATTCTGAATGCAATATTACCAGTGATGAGTAACTGATTCATGTTTTCTGATTGGATCTAGTCAGAAgccataaaatatatatatatatatataagattaAATCATCATCACTGTGGATTGGGCCAAATTTTATTCTGAGTTTCATCTCACTGTTCAACTCAGAATAAAATTagagattttaaaaatccacagtCACGGTGATTTGATCTGAATTACCGGGTTAAAATTACAGCAGATCCTCGGTCTCTGTCTGGATCCTGCATCTTGTCCGTTTAGCATCCTTCAATTGTCTGACCGAGATTAGAGTGGAGGTGAGGAGACGCTGAAAGGAGAGCCTCGCAGCTGATAAGGGCAATGAAAGCCGGAGGGTGTATGAGCAGCCACTGCCTTTGGAAGCACAGCCCTGGTTCAGAGCTGTGTCGCTTATCGCCACCTGCTGGATCTTCGTAGAAACACAAGGGCGTGAAATACTCTTTCCCCACTTACACCTATGTCATAGACTGGCGTGTGCAAATATTATATCATGTGTCATTTTCCTCGGTAATTAGTATTAGATGCATATGTAGGACATAATGTTTGATTCTGTTATACGCTGTTTCATAATATATGAATtgtttatacatatacatttgaTGTGGATTAAGtattaaatatatgcatttgtatgtttgtgtgcgtgcatgcatgtgtgtgtgtgtgtgtgtgtgcgtgcgaaaACTATATTGAAACAGGTGAgattttttctccatttttttaattaattacatcaTACCTTTTGGACATCTTTGTGCATCAGAAAGTATGTGCATTTTTCCAAAACACCCCTCTGTGGCCATGAAAGGTATTGCAAGGCACATTTTTTCTAAAGGCGTGTCAAAGCGCTTTGTTAAATGATCGACGGTTCAGCTGATCCACAGTCAATCTGTCCATTTTGAATGACGTAGCTTCTCAAAATCAGATCAACGAGGCCCAACATATGTTAGCTCGTGGCATTGTTTCGTCGATGTTGAATGAAGAGAGGCGGAGCCCGCTTCGCCTCAGTAatctcctctcttttctcctgtCGTTGTCTCTCGCCGGTTAACAGGTGGCGGGCGTTTCGGTTCTGATCCGAAACTTTGTCGCCCTGAAGTCCCACAGTCTGGGGAAATACTGCACGCGGTTCTAAAGGGAAACTCCACCGCCGTGCCGGGGGACAGCTCAGGACACGCTTAACTGTCAAGACTCCCAGGCTCACCAAAAGAGTGGCCTTAAGGAAGACGGGGAGGCTAGGATGTTCTTAATGCCGTCTTGAGTTATACGATTCTATTAACTGCAGGCTCAATGGCTTTATGCGCACTGACTCTCGGCTCGGTCTGCCGTTTCCCCTTAATAGCAACCTGCTGACACGCCGAAAACATAACCGGTTTTATGCTATAATACACTAATGCACTCGACCTCCCCGCCCCGAGTTTCTATAAATTAATGGATAATAACCTGTGTGCTAGCTGGACAGTATTTCCTATTAATATGTGCctacatttgctttttaaaaaaaatttctttctAAATGTGTGGTTAAGCTAATGTGCGTTACGTCCGCGGTCGGCTTACCGCTAACTGTCCGTAACGCTTGTGTCTTGCAGGTGCATTACCTCATGGTGCTCTCTGCCAACTGGGCTTATGTGAAAGATGCATGCAGGATGCAAAAGTACGAGGATATCAAATCTAAGGAGGAACAGGAACTCCACGACATCCACTCCACCCGCTCCAAAGAGCGACTCAACGCATACACAtaagacacacactcacgcacacacacacacacacacacacacgcacgcatacagacgcatacacacacatgaacactcaCATTCCTGTGCACGCTTGTCTCTGCTTTGCTTCGTTTTTTCGGGGTTGATGgggcgggtgggtgggtttGGGTTCAATGTCCTTCACTGAGCTTTGAGTGTTTCTCAGGATTGTCTCTGGGCGGGGCTTACAGGTCACCATGACGACGCTCCTGGGGATGACACTTACATATTTCTTCTattcttcctcctcatcctcttgttcctcttctccttctACTGCACCAGTGCTTTTCACTTCAGAGacaattaattgttttgttttgtttttatcttatttttttatgcgAGTGACTTACAATCCTAATTCTAACTATTGCTGAATTTTAccatttaattattaatgtcattGAGTGTTCCTGgtgatatttatttatggtcATGTTGGagggatggggtgggtgggatGGTCTGGAGGTGGGGTGATGTGTATCTATTGCATTTTTCACCATTGTGTAActgatttgtatgttttttaaaaaaagtctcaTTTTACAGGGCTtcactcaaatacatttttgattaaAAGACCAAATTTTGACCAGACTTTTTACAGGTATCATTTACAGGTGAATAACACAAGCTGCCCTTTGATGAGCATCAACAGTATAAATGTACAGATTCTTTTCCAGCAAATTCTGTATTGGATAAGATTGCCagcgatttttaaaaaaagaaccttaAAGTGACTTTTTTCATACTGTCATACTGTAGCTCGGCGTAACCGCCAGAGAAAATAGCTGTTTACCAACTATGTCAAGTCTGCGATGGCACTTTGACGTTGATCtttgaaaatgtcagtttgtgtgAAAGTGAAGGGAAGTAATTACTGAAATGGTAATTTCACAGGAGGTTTATTATtgtgatgatgacgatgaaggtgatgatgatgattatgaggTCAAAGGAGGCAGGATACGGaatctttttttcagaaagatcGGCTTTTTTAGGATTTGCCTCGGACAGACTCTGTACATAAAACCACGCTTTTCCATCCAAGCCATGCAGTCACATGCAAATAccatttttacagtgtttttttctttttttctttgtttcaagcaagactttttaaaagcaaagtattttttgtcagtattctgcactgtatatatatctctatataaaatatatacatatatgttcAGACACTTCAATTTCAGGTCATTTCATAAGATCATAAAACACATCTCAGTGGTAATATCTGGGTGATATTCTTCTGCCagttaaaattttgaaaaaatcttGAAGTGTGGGTGAGTTCAGGTGGCATCCCTGTGGTGGCCTTCGATCTCAATGGGGAAAAAGAGGATATCACACATAGAACGAAACAAAACTTGGTTGTTAAGCTACTTACTAAACGACATTAaatgtcactttaaaaaaaaaaaaagtataaatatatatattattcttgATTATGGACCAAACTTGATGTTTTGGATCTGTCTTGCCTACATATAACTGCTATAGGATTGCAGTACAGTGTCTCATAATTTTGTTGCCTGACAATACctgttttgtcagtgtttcaAAAAAGCTAGTTTTGTGCACTTATTGAACCATTGTGAGCTCTTTCTTGGTGtaagtgcatttttattcaatCCAGAGATGAATCTCTGTGCAGTTACTAGTCTTGCAGCATTGTTTTTTAACCAAACTTGTATTAACGTAGGTAAAGACCGTGACTCTAGATGTTATTTGTGGCATGGTTATGCATTTAAATGGTAATAGTTTTACGGAttcaaaagtattttgtttctttcttttttttatacacttcGACTGTCTTGCTGGGTCAACTGTTTTCTTAAATGTGCGATATAACAGTTACGACGCTAACAGTATTACGCTAAATATCTTTACTAGGTTGTAGTGTTTGATTTGTGTCTTATATAGTTTGTGATGATTTTCAAACCATGTCTTAACCTGATACTTGTAATGATGTTGCGTATTCAGTATTAATCTGGCCATGCTTTTCAGCTGCTCATATTAGTCTTTTGTACTTTCACAAAGAATGCTTAGTAGCAGGCTGTTTTGTACATAAATGTCCCAACAGCTTGAcggtggctttttttttttttttctttctgaactgTAGGAACAAATTTGCTTGCGTAAGTAAAATACACTTGTGTAATTGTTAATAATTAAGATCGGCTCTGTGTCTTCATTTCTATAAAACACCCACACCCTGAAATACCAAGCAGCACTTCCCACTCCAATGTGAATAGACAGAATTCTGAGGCGATTTTTCATAATAATGTTGTTCACTCATCAAAATCTTAATTGTCAGaacacaacacatcaaataatGAGTTTATGTAgcaattttatttctcaaaattgGTCAACACTCTCTATATGCtgccaatattttaaaaaagagtaaataaacaaacacgggatgtttgttttttcatgattttttatataatattccCAAGCAAACCTTTGGTCTCTAAAAACCTATAAAAAGCCTATTGGCTCAGGTGCGACTGCATTACATGGCCCTAGAGGGCAGTATAAGAAATGGTGGGGTTTTCCATGTCTCATTGTGCAAGAGTGCCCCTATTGGTCAGCCGCTGCCAACACATCCCCAGCCGCAGCTGCACATGCTGCACAGCTCAGTCTGTGGACTGCAGGGCCGAAACCATGTGACCgctggcgggggaggggggtgggggtgtagggggggcTACCAGGTGTTCCAAAGTGGGAAAAAGCCCCAGTAATCTATTTGAGTATTCCCGCAAATAGCCAGCAACGGCATACCAGTCCCCTGTAGCCAACAGCAGCATACGAGTCCCTGATCCTGCACCAGTCAGCATGCACCTGGTGTCCGTTTAGTGCTTTGAACAAACAAAGCTACACCCAGGAGGTTCCTGTGAGGTCGGTGCATGAGTAGGATTAATGAAAGATTGATGGCTAATCCTGTCAGTATTGTGGAACAAGAGGCCCACACTAACCAGTGGGTGGTGGGTGACAACATTCTCACGTGTGTGCAAATCAAATGGTGGATAatgagagtgaaaaaaaaaaaacaaggattcTGTACTCTTTTTGTGTTGACAGTTCTTGGAAATCAGTGACAATCCCCTTCCAGCACATTCACGTACACTCTCCTTTTTTAAGACACAAAGACAGCGAGACCAGCTGCTCTAAGTGTGAATGTGTCTTGCACCTTCCCCTTGAAGTTTTCCACATTTAGCATCTGCATCTTCACTTGCTTGCTGTACTTCCATTTAGGAAACGTCCTTATCCAGActtaaaatgaaagaacatACACGCATCCACTCAAATTAAAAGAGCAACAgttctgggtaaaaaaaaaaaaaagtgtaagcGCAACCTCAATAAAGGACTAAGTAAGGAGATTTGTGTCGACCTAGAATAATACACACTGTGGCACTCCCTGAAATAGACACCCTTGTCTTCGTCTACCAAGTCTTTGTCTGAATGTGACTGCTGCTGTACTTCAAAGGTCCTTCTTAAATAGCTAATTTAACAATGCAGCTGTGAAGTCACTCTTCCATTGAGCTTCTCAGTCAGCTAATTAATAAAGGCCATCGCTATAGTGACTAAAACATCGATGTTATGGAAACACAGCTACTCAGATTAAAAGCAAAACATACTACAACTACTCAATGAACAACCACACAATGAACTaacaaagtaacacaaagcATAACATTACCACAATAGTTATTTCTGCCACAAACTAAACCTTACGCTAGCCACTAAGAAATTATTCAGAAAAATCAATGGATGATTACAGCACATTACTGCGACCATAATGAAATCATTAGGTCTCCTGGTACTGATCCCATATATCAACACCACCAATGAACGaggtggtgcgtgtgtgtgtgtgtgtgtgtgtgtgtatacactgtTGGTCTTTAGCTATCAGcagttatttgttttaaagtttgGGTTGGAAACACATCAGTTTCCTTACTTAAAGTGCACAAATCTCATCAGACATAAAGCAGATGAGCGCTGGTACTGTCTCCTGCCCTGCAGACAGAGCCCGGGGCGTATGGCGGTAAGTGACATTAATAGCTGTTCAATGAACCCTGAACGAACGGCAAACATTTTCCGagaacataaaatatgtataaaaatgataaCGGGGGGCTTGGATACACAAAGGGGAAATGGAAGATGGTGGCAatacagaaagacaaacagaggGGATGGTAGCTGACCTCCATGGTCGTGGTGAAGTCACATTTCATTAGAGAGAGACCATTTGTTCGGAGGCGTTTGCTTTTCGACTGGTGCTTCAGATTAAGCTATTTTA
This region of Anguilla anguilla isolate fAngAng1 chromosome 5, fAngAng1.pri, whole genome shotgun sequence genomic DNA includes:
- the gpm6ab gene encoding glycoprotein M6Ab isoform X1, whose protein sequence is MEENMEEGQTQKGCFECCIKCLGGIPYASLIATILLYAGVALFCGCGHEALSGTVTILQNYFEVVRGPVDSLDVFTMIDIFKYVIYGVAAAFFVYGILLMVEGFFTTGAIRDLYGDFKITACGRCVSAWFILLTYIFMLAWLGVTAFTSLPVFMYFNIWTICQNTTVIEGANLCLDLRQFGIVTIGEEKKVCTGSEKFFKMCESNELDLTFHLFICALAGAGAAVIAMVHYLMVLSANWAYVKDACRMQKYEDIKSKEEQELHDIHSTRSKERLNAYT
- the gpm6ab gene encoding glycoprotein M6Ab isoform X2, encoding MGCFECCIKCLGGIPYASLIATILLYAGVALFCGCGHEALSGTVTILQNYFEVVRGPVDSLDVFTMIDIFKYVIYGVAAAFFVYGILLMVEGFFTTGAIRDLYGDFKITACGRCVSAWFILLTYIFMLAWLGVTAFTSLPVFMYFNIWTICQNTTVIEGANLCLDLRQFGIVTIGEEKKVCTGSEKFFKMCESNELDLTFHLFICALAGAGAAVIAMVHYLMVLSANWAYVKDACRMQKYEDIKSKEEQELHDIHSTRSKERLNAYT
- the gpm6ab gene encoding glycoprotein M6Ab isoform X3 gives rise to the protein MEENMEEGQTQKGCFECCIKCLGGIPYASLIATILLYAGVALFCGCGHEALSGTVTILQNYFEVVRGPVDSLDVFTMIDIFKYVIYGVAAAFFVYGILLMVEGFFTTGAIRDLYGDFKITACGRCVSAWFILLTYIFMLAWLGVTAFTSLPVFMYFNIWTICQNTTVIEGANLCLDLRQFGIVTIGEEKKVCTGSEKFFKMCESNELDLTFHLFICALAGAGAAVIAMVAGVSVLIRNFVALKSHSLGKYCTRF